From Cannabis sativa cultivar Pink pepper isolate KNU-18-1 chromosome 8, ASM2916894v1, whole genome shotgun sequence, a single genomic window includes:
- the LOC115699625 gene encoding glucan endo-1,3-beta-D-glucosidase 1, which produces MLKKLRRRVKTLITNSFKKPRKKLYKPLDHPQPEYPTSPSPTTPDPESSNMSLQRPGKNTPFLFPKVQSTVVPDPSPFFSPNLLSTPLPTNSFFQNFVLKNGDQPEYFHPYLVKSSSSSLSLSYPSRFSNSAFLYQVFVADLTISAAANTNPGSQKSHVISSFNDLSVTLDIPSSNLRFFLVRGSPFLTCSVFNGTAISISTIHAILSFSSNNSGTKYTVKLNNNQTWLIYTSSAVSLTHSLSLITSGEFSGILRIALLPDSDPEYEAVLDRFSSCYPVSGEAALTKPFHMEYKWEKKGWGDLLMLAHPLHLKLLSSEDCNVTVLENFKYRSIDGDLVGIVGDSWMLKPDPVSVTWHSIRGVKEESYAEIVSALRKDVEALNATAAMTITSSYFYGKLVARAARLALIAEEVCFLEVIPVIKKFLKDTIEPWLDGTFNGNGFQFEGKWGGIVTKQGAVDANADFGFGVYNDHHFHLGYFLYGIAVLVKLDPAWGRKYKAQAYSIMADFMTLGRRPNSVYPRLRCFDLYKLHSWAGGLTEFGDGRNQESTGEAVNAYYSAALMGLAYGDTHLVATGSTLTALEMGAAQMWWHVKEGDKLYEEDFTRENRVVGVLWSNKRDSGLWFAPAEWRECRLGIQVLPLLPITEALFPDVGFAKELVTWTLPVLQREGVGEGWKGFVYALEGLYDKESALQKIRSLNGHDDGNSLTNLLWWIHSRDGEGEEYGGGKYCLYGHYCH; this is translated from the coding sequence atgttgaaaaaattGAGGAGGAGAGTGAAGACCCTGATTACCAACAGTTTCAAAAAACCTCGAAAAAAGCTTTATAAACCCCTTGATCATCCTCAACCAGAATACCCAACATCACCATCTCCTACTACTCCTGATCCTGAATCTTCAAACATGTCACTCCAAAGACCAGGAAAGAACACTCCTTTCCTCTTCCCCAAAGTTCAATCCACCGTTGTCCCTGACCCTTCACCCTTCTTCTCCCCTAATCTCCTCTCAACCCCTCTTCCCACTAACTCCTTTTTTCAAAACTTTGTCCTCAAAAATGGTGATCAGCCCGAGTACTTCCATCCATACCTTGTCaaatcctcttcttcttctctttctctttcttaccCATCTCGCTTCTCCAACTCAGCTTTCTTGTACCAAGTTTTCGTGGCTGATCTCACCATCTCAGCCGCCGCAAACACCAACCCAGGTTCGCAGAAAAGCCATGTTATTTCTTCTTTCAATGATCTCAGTGTCACTTTGGATATTCCTTCTTCCAATCTAAGGTTTTTTCTCGTCCGTGGTAGCCCGTTTCTGACTTGCTCTGTCTTTAACGGTACTGCGATTTCAATCTCGACCATCCATGCAATTCTGTCGTTTTCATCGAATAATTCGGGGACAAAGTACACTGTCAAGCTTAACAACAACCAGACTTGGCTTATATACACATCATCCGCAGTCAGTTTGACTCACAGCCTTTCTTTAATAACTTCTGGTGAATTTTCTGGTATTTTAAGGATTGCCCTTTTGCCGGATTCTGATCCCGAATATGAGGCGGTGTTGGACAGGTTCAGTTCTTGTTACCCTGTTTCAGGAGAGGCTGCATTGACAAAGCCATTCCATATGGAATACAAATGGGAGAAGAAAGGGTGGGGAGACTTGCTTATGCTAGCTCACCCTCTTCATCTTAAGCTTCTTTCTAGTGAGGATTGTAATGTCACTGTTTTGGAGAATTTCAAGTACAGAAGTATTGATGGTGACCTTGTTGGTATTGTTGGTGATTCATGGATGCTCAAGCCTGATCCTGTTTCAGTTACTTGGCATTCAATCAGAGGTGTCAAAGAAGAATCTTATGCTGAAATTGTTTCTGCTCTTCGAAAAGATGTGGAGGCACTTAATGCAACGGCCGCCATGACGATAACTTCTTCATATTTCTATGGGAAGTTGGTGGCAAGAGCGGCCAGGTTGGCATTGATTGCAGAAGAGGTGTGTTTTcttgaggtgattccagtgaTCAAGAAGTTCTTAAAAGATACAATTGAGCCATGGTTGGATGGGACTTTCAATGGAAATGGATTTCAGTTTGAAGGAAAATGGGGTGGGATTGTGACTAAACAAGGAGCTGTGGATGCTAATGCAGATTTTGGTTTTGGGGTATATAATGATCACCATTTTCATTTAGGCTATTTTCTATATGGGATTGCAGTGCTTGTGAAACTCGATCCAGCTTGGGGGAGGAAGTACAAGGCTCAAGCTTATTCCATTATGGCAGATTTTATGACCCTTGGCAGAAGACCAAACTCAGTTTATCCACGTTTGAGATGCTTTGACCTGTATAAATTGCACTCATGGGCTGGAGGGCTCACTGAATTTGGTGATGGGAGGAATCAAGAAAGTACTGGTGAGGCAGTGAATGCTTACTATTCAGCAGCTCTAATGGGGTTGGCTTATGGAGACACTCATCTTGTAGCCACTGGATCAACGCTTACAGCATTGGAGATGGGGGCAGCTCAAATGTGGTGGCATGTAAAGGAGGGAGATAAACTGTATGAAGAAGATTTCACAAGAGAAAATAGAGTGGTGGGTGTTCTCTGGTCTAACAAAAGGGACAGTGGCCTTTGGTTTGCACCCGCTGAATGGAGGGAGTGTAGGCTTGGAATTCAAGTGCTACCCTTGTTGCCTATTACTGAGGCCTTGTTCCCTGATGTTGGTTTTGCCAAGGAGCTTGTCACGTGGACATTGCCGGTTCTGCAAAGAGAAGGCGTCGGAGAAGGATGGAAAGGCTTTGTGTATGCCTTGGAAGGGCTTTATGATAAGGAGAGTGCTTTGCAGAAGATTAGGTCCTTGAATGGTCATGATGATGGGAACTCACTCACTAATCTTCTATGGTGGATTCACAGTAGAGATGGGGAAGGTGAGGAGTATGGAGGAGGGAAATATTGCTTGTATGGCCATTACTGTCACTAA
- the LOC133030634 gene encoding uncharacterized protein LOC133030634 has product MTSNIAEALNSANLAARETPVTTLMECLRAQMQEWTYNNRKEAQKCTTRLTPSSEKKLIGNYVQSLRLTVKPANQNLFEVIDEDRTRIVNLKEKTCTCNRFQKDEMPCNHAVAVMKDLNINTYNYCAQYYTSKAWLQTYEETRYPIGNVREWELPDFFEEIIVLPPKERIKSGRPRKRRMAAAWETKKQNKCGKCGQKGHNKKTCRRITA; this is encoded by the exons ATGACATCAAACATAGCTGAGGCACTGAACTCAGCAAATTTAGCAGCAAGGGAAACACCAGTGACAACATTAATGGAGTGCTTGAGGGCACAAATGCAAGAGTGGACATACAATAATAGAAAGGAGGCACAAAAATGCACAACAAGGCTGACACCATCATCTGAGAAAAAACTCATAGGGAACTATGTACAGTCATTGCGACTAACA GTGAAACCAGCAAACCAGAACCTGTTTGAGGTGATAGATGAAGACAGAACAAGAATAGTAAACTTGAAGGAGAAGACGTGCACATGCAATAGATTTCAAAAAGATGAAATGCCATGTAACCATGCAGTCGCCGTCATGAAGGACTTgaacataaacacatacaactaCTGTGCACAATACTACACATCAAAAGCATGGCTGCAAACATATGAAGAAACAAGATACCCGATTGGAAACGTAAGAGAATGGGAACTTCCagatttttttgaagaaatcaTAGTGTTGCCTCCAAAGGAGAGAATCAAGTCTGGAAGGCCGAGGAAAAGAAGAATGGCAGCAGCTTGGgaaacaaagaaacaaaacaagTGTGGCAAGTGTGGACAAAAGGGACATAACAAAAAGACCTGCAGAAGAATTACAGCATAG
- the LOC133030077 gene encoding uncharacterized protein LOC133030077 — protein sequence MGATGLNVDSNIELEDDPIPVEETPLVDKRKSKKPIALTSPFMEYDSSISSSKDGSGYGVVKYVAGLCPLDDKIGEDVEHKDEIDFDLWLGEGRRSKKDPHDKEKVYLKGKDKIVPPFRFGVEDVATKMWFHKLAYPGQCLTNSVS from the exons atggGTGCAACAGGTCTCAATGTTGATTCTAACATTGAACTTGAAGATGACCCAATTCCCGTTGAAGAAACTCCTCTTGTTGACAAGAGGAAATCTAAGAAACCCATAGCGCTGACGTCTCCGTTTATGGAGTATGACTCTTCCATTTCTAGTTCTAAAGATGGTTCTGGTTATGGAGTTGTTAAGTATGTGGCTGGGTTGTGTCCTCTCGATGATAAGATTGGTGAAGATGTAGAACATAAAGACGAGATTGATTTTGACTTGTGGCTTGGTGAAGGACGCCGATCGAAGAAAGAtcc GCATGATAAGGAGAAGGTTTACTTGAAGGGTAAGGATAAGATTGTTCCCCCTTTTCGTTTTGGCGTGGAAGATGTTGCAACCAAGATGTGGTTCCACAAGCTTGCATATCCTGGCCAATGTTTGACTAATTCtgtaagttaa